A window from Candidatus Zixiibacteriota bacterium encodes these proteins:
- the infB gene encoding translation initiation factor IF-2 has translation MIKKRRIYDIAKEQNLSSKAMVDFIRGLGHQVKSHSSTVGPEIYEEVKKKLSSKKEEVKKGLEQKKKKEEARKQKELDEKQKKTSAKRKILAQLTTTTKKKGTKKTDLTQPASRRKKDRRRRKERVVDKKAVKASFKQTMSSLSVTKRKKHHHHDKTDALTEVELTKTIKVSEFITVSELATIMELKPTQVVAKCMELGMMATVNQRLDLDTISTIALEFGFNVEEDVLYGEEETVVVDEEEKAVERPPVVTIMGHVDHGKTSLLDYIRKSHIIEGESGGITQHIGAYVVDRPDGKITFLDTPGHEAFSSMRARGAQITDIVILVVAADDAVMPQTIEAIDHARAANVPIVVAINKIDLPGINIDNIKQQLAKHNLVSEEWGGKTIMVEISAKFGTNIDKLLEMVLLQAEMMDIKANPERKASGVVIEARLDRGKGVVATILVQKGVLSISNPFVAGVYNGKVRALLDEKGKAVKEVTPSIPIMVLGCHGVPQAGDAFFVANSESDAKNISQKRLRLKRERDFRLINRIKLTDVFDRIKEGKIRDLNLIIKGDVDGSVEALSDTLSKIVHEEVAVKVIHRGVGAINESDVMLAAASQAIIVGFHTRPDIKASELALREHVDIKLYKIIYEVESDIKKALEGLLRPEIIERKIGRAEVRQLIKIPKIGIIAGSYVKEGIIRRGANCKVIRNDVLVGKTTINSLKRFKDDVREVQTGYECGIGISGLSDVETGDIIEVFEIEEIARTLDSHKV, from the coding sequence ATGATTAAGAAAAGAAGGATATACGATATAGCGAAAGAACAAAACTTATCCTCAAAGGCGATGGTCGATTTCATCCGAGGATTAGGTCATCAAGTTAAGTCTCATTCATCTACGGTTGGGCCGGAAATATATGAAGAAGTAAAAAAGAAACTATCATCCAAAAAAGAGGAAGTTAAAAAAGGACTCGAACAGAAAAAGAAAAAAGAAGAAGCCCGTAAGCAAAAAGAATTGGATGAAAAGCAGAAAAAAACATCAGCAAAAAGGAAAATCCTTGCTCAACTAACAACTACTACAAAGAAAAAAGGAACTAAAAAAACCGATTTAACTCAACCCGCATCCCGTCGAAAAAAAGATCGCCGTCGTCGCAAAGAACGCGTTGTTGATAAAAAAGCAGTTAAAGCTTCTTTCAAACAAACTATGTCGAGCTTAAGCGTTACAAAACGTAAAAAACATCACCATCATGATAAAACGGATGCTTTAACGGAAGTTGAATTAACAAAAACAATCAAAGTATCCGAATTTATCACAGTTTCGGAACTGGCAACGATAATGGAACTAAAACCAACCCAAGTGGTTGCCAAATGTATGGAACTGGGGATGATGGCGACTGTCAACCAGCGTCTTGATTTGGATACTATCTCGACAATAGCCTTGGAATTCGGCTTCAATGTTGAGGAAGATGTTCTCTATGGTGAGGAAGAAACAGTTGTTGTTGATGAGGAAGAAAAAGCTGTTGAGCGGCCTCCTGTCGTTACTATCATGGGGCATGTCGATCATGGCAAAACCTCGCTTTTGGATTATATTAGAAAATCCCATATAATTGAAGGCGAATCGGGCGGCATAACACAGCATATTGGCGCCTATGTGGTTGACCGTCCCGATGGAAAGATTACATTTTTAGATACGCCGGGTCATGAAGCATTTTCATCAATGAGAGCGAGGGGCGCTCAGATTACCGATATTGTTATTTTGGTGGTTGCCGCTGATGATGCAGTGATGCCGCAGACAATCGAAGCCATTGATCATGCCAGAGCCGCCAACGTGCCGATTGTCGTTGCCATCAATAAAATTGATTTACCTGGTATTAATATAGATAATATTAAACAGCAGCTTGCTAAACATAATCTTGTGTCTGAGGAATGGGGCGGCAAAACTATTATGGTCGAAATTTCAGCTAAGTTTGGAACCAATATCGATAAACTTCTGGAGATGGTTTTGTTGCAGGCTGAAATGATGGACATTAAGGCAAACCCCGAACGCAAAGCTTCCGGGGTCGTTATTGAAGCCAGGCTCGATCGTGGCAAGGGCGTTGTGGCGACAATACTGGTACAAAAAGGCGTGCTAAGTATTAGCAATCCCTTTGTTGCCGGTGTTTATAACGGCAAAGTAAGAGCTTTGTTGGACGAAAAAGGCAAAGCCGTAAAGGAAGTTACGCCATCAATTCCGATCATGGTTTTAGGCTGTCATGGCGTACCACAGGCAGGCGATGCATTTTTTGTAGCAAATAGCGAATCAGATGCTAAAAATATTAGTCAAAAAAGATTAAGGCTTAAAAGAGAGCGCGATTTCAGATTGATTAACAGAATTAAGCTTACTGATGTTTTCGATAGAATAAAAGAAGGCAAAATTCGTGATTTGAATTTGATTATCAAGGGAGATGTTGACGGTTCCGTTGAGGCGTTATCCGATACGCTATCCAAGATTGTGCATGAAGAAGTGGCGGTGAAAGTCATTCATAGAGGAGTTGGCGCTATCAACGAGTCTGACGTGATGTTAGCGGCAGCTTCACAGGCTATTATCGTAGGTTTTCATACTCGTCCCGATATAAAAGCATCAGAACTCGCCCTGAGAGAACATGTTGATATTAAGCTTTATAAAATCATTTATGAAGTTGAATCTGATATTAAGAAAGCTCTTGAGGGCTTGCTAAGGCCTGAAATAATAGAGCGGAAGATTGGTCGGGCTGAAGTTCGTCAGCTTATCAAAATTCCCAAAATTGGGATTATTGCCGGCAGCTATGTTAAGGAAGGCATAATCCGGCGCGGAGCTAACTGCAAAGTTATTCGTAATGATGTTTTGGTTGGAAAAACAACGATAAACTCATTAAAAAGATTTAAAGATGATGTACGGGAAGTCCAAACCGGTTATGAATGCGGTATCGGTATTTCTGGTTTGTCGGATGTTGAAACTGGTGATATAATAGAAGTTTTTGAAATTGAAGAAATAGCCAGAACATTAGATTCCCATAAAGTTTAA
- a CDS encoding DUF503 domain-containing protein, which translates to MLIGVMQVRLHLPNSGSLKGKRRILKSLKDRLKNKFNVSVAELENQDIWQSSTIGMAIISNDKQFANSVLSKAADLVNNQPDIIVTDIQMEWL; encoded by the coding sequence ATGTTAATCGGCGTTATGCAAGTTCGGCTGCATTTACCGAACTCTGGTTCATTGAAAGGCAAAAGGAGAATACTGAAATCGTTGAAAGACAGATTAAAAAACAAATTTAACGTTTCGGTGGCTGAGTTGGAAAACCAAGACATCTGGCAAAGCTCGACAATTGGCATGGCAATAATTTCAAATGATAAACAGTTTGCCAATTCCGTCTTATCAAAGGCCGCAGACTTGGTTAATAACCAGCCTGATATTATAGTAACTGACATCCAAATGGAGTGGTTATGA
- the rpsO gene encoding 30S ribosomal protein S15 — protein sequence MPLSKEIISEFVSSYRLHEKDTGSVEVQVALLTKRISDLTEHLKIHKKDHHSRLGLLKMVGRRRRLLRYLKKTELEAYQALIENLNLRK from the coding sequence GTGCCCTTATCAAAAGAAATAATAAGTGAATTTGTTAGCAGCTACAGGCTTCATGAGAAAGATACAGGTTCGGTTGAAGTGCAGGTTGCTTTACTTACCAAAAGAATAAGCGACCTAACCGAACATTTAAAGATTCACAAAAAAGACCATCATTCTCGTCTGGGTTTGTTGAAAATGGTTGGCCGCAGACGCCGGTTATTAAGATATCTTAAGAAGACTGAACTTGAAGCTTATCAGGCTCTTATTGAAAACCTGAATCTGCGGAAATAA
- a CDS encoding bifunctional riboflavin kinase/FAD synthetase, translating to MKVIYGKSALELENIPPSTVTVGTFDGIHKGHMALLERLIKAAAENNTISIMATFDPHPQMMLGQRGQTEILNTNEEKLERLEKLNLDIVVVLDFNRQLASLDAESFIKRILLDCLNMKRFVVGYDHSFGKNRSGNIKLVKSLADDYNYTFEMVGPVHNGDQPIKSSRIRKELKTGDYNKAVEMLGYNYFLTGEIIRGMGVGKKLGYPTININIPSGKLLPKDGVYAAMVHVDNRIIPGMAYIGGRLTFGDETINVEVNLFDFSEDILGKKVKLTLEQYTRDPKKFESSEELIAALAEDKKQIKNILHI from the coding sequence ATGAAGGTCATATACGGCAAAAGCGCTCTTGAGCTGGAAAATATCCCGCCGTCAACAGTTACTGTCGGTACTTTTGATGGAATCCATAAAGGACATATGGCGCTGCTTGAACGATTAATCAAAGCTGCCGCTGAAAATAACACTATATCTATTATGGCGACATTCGACCCTCATCCGCAGATGATGCTTGGCCAGAGAGGCCAAACCGAGATTCTTAATACAAACGAGGAAAAACTTGAAAGGCTCGAAAAACTTAATCTCGATATAGTAGTAGTTCTGGATTTTAACCGGCAGCTTGCTTCTTTGGATGCCGAAAGCTTTATCAAGCGTATTTTGTTGGATTGTCTGAATATGAAGCGTTTTGTTGTTGGCTATGATCATTCATTTGGTAAAAACAGAAGCGGCAATATAAAGCTTGTTAAATCATTGGCGGATGATTATAACTATACATTTGAGATGGTAGGACCTGTGCATAATGGCGACCAGCCGATAAAATCGAGCCGCATTCGAAAAGAATTGAAAACAGGCGATTATAATAAAGCCGTAGAAATGCTTGGCTATAATTATTTCCTGACCGGCGAAATTATCAGAGGGATGGGAGTTGGTAAAAAACTCGGCTACCCAACAATCAATATTAATATCCCGTCGGGTAAGCTTTTACCCAAAGATGGCGTTTATGCGGCCATGGTTCATGTTGACAATAGAATTATTCCGGGGATGGCTTATATCGGCGGAAGACTAACTTTCGGTGATGAGACTATTAATGTTGAAGTAAACCTGTTTGATTTTAGCGAGGATATTTTAGGGAAAAAAGTGAAATTAACATTAGAACAATATACCAGAGACCCGAAAAAATTCGAGTCGTCTGAAGAATTGATAGCCGCTTTGGCAGAGGATAAAAAGCAAATAAAAAATATCTTACATATTTAA
- a CDS encoding polyribonucleotide nucleotidyltransferase translates to MLEQIKQVELQIDDKKLTIQTGHIAKQAAGAVLVRLGDTMVLATVCASDSPLVGRDFFPLTVDYREKSYAAGKIPGGFFKREGRPTEKEILSSRLVDRPVRPLFPDGYMNEVQILIRVISSDKENDTDVLGIIGASAALAISDIPFNATIAGVRVGRIAGKLCVFPTFTELETNDINIIVAGSADSINMVEGGSREVSEADMLEALDYARGWITKIVEIIDQLKAECGKEKQEFIPPEVNSDLVNKVNELAFDKIKDANRTTDKHERQKKLKAISEEVKLQLEEEFPEQESQISNILHDIEKDDMRNMVLNDKKRVDGRSFEEIRPIDCQLSFLPRTHGSALFTRGQTQALVATTLGTKMDEQRIDDLIGESFKTFMLHYNFPPFSTGETKPVRGPGRREIGHGNLAERAIEPIIPSEDSFPYTVRIVSDILESNGSSSMATVCGSSLSLMDAGVPIKSPVAGIAMGLIKEDDQYAILTDILGMEDHLGDMDFKVAGTSEGITAFQMDVKISGISFEIMKQALEQCSRAFFIISTLMPLILT, encoded by the coding sequence ATGCTTGAACAAATAAAACAAGTAGAACTTCAGATTGATGACAAAAAACTAACTATCCAAACCGGCCATATTGCCAAACAGGCTGCAGGAGCTGTTCTGGTTCGTCTTGGCGATACCATGGTGCTGGCTACTGTATGCGCTTCTGATTCGCCTCTGGTGGGCAGAGATTTCTTTCCGCTTACAGTGGATTATCGTGAGAAATCCTATGCGGCAGGCAAAATACCGGGTGGGTTTTTCAAAAGGGAAGGCCGTCCAACCGAAAAGGAAATACTGAGTTCCCGCTTGGTTGACCGACCCGTCAGACCGCTTTTTCCCGATGGCTACATGAATGAAGTGCAAATACTAATCAGGGTAATATCCTCTGATAAGGAAAATGATACGGATGTGCTCGGTATTATCGGAGCCTCAGCGGCTCTGGCAATATCAGATATTCCTTTCAACGCCACAATTGCTGGCGTTCGTGTGGGTCGTATTGCCGGCAAGCTATGTGTGTTTCCGACTTTCACCGAGCTTGAGACTAACGACATTAATATCATTGTCGCCGGCAGCGCTGATTCCATTAATATGGTTGAGGGCGGCAGCCGGGAGGTCTCCGAGGCTGATATGTTAGAGGCTCTTGATTATGCGCGCGGTTGGATAACAAAAATAGTTGAAATTATCGATCAGCTTAAAGCCGAATGCGGAAAGGAAAAACAGGAATTCATCCCGCCTGAGGTCAACTCGGATTTAGTTAATAAAGTAAATGAATTAGCTTTTGATAAAATCAAAGACGCAAACAGAACTACCGACAAACATGAACGGCAGAAAAAACTTAAAGCAATCAGCGAGGAAGTGAAGCTTCAGCTTGAGGAAGAATTTCCCGAACAAGAATCGCAGATTTCCAATATCCTTCATGATATTGAAAAGGATGACATGCGGAATATGGTATTAAACGATAAAAAGCGGGTAGATGGCCGCAGCTTTGAGGAAATTCGGCCGATTGATTGCCAGTTGAGTTTTTTGCCTCGTACGCACGGGTCGGCTTTATTCACGCGCGGACAAACACAGGCTTTGGTAGCTACTACTTTGGGCACCAAAATGGATGAGCAGCGGATTGATGACTTGATTGGCGAATCGTTTAAAACCTTTATGCTTCATTATAATTTCCCGCCGTTTTCTACCGGCGAAACAAAACCGGTTCGCGGTCCCGGACGCCGCGAGATTGGTCATGGCAACCTCGCTGAAAGAGCTATCGAGCCTATAATCCCCTCCGAGGATTCATTTCCTTACACTGTTAGAATCGTCTCGGATATTTTAGAATCAAACGGCTCCTCCTCGATGGCGACAGTTTGCGGCAGTTCTCTCAGCTTGATGGATGCTGGTGTTCCGATTAAAAGCCCGGTTGCCGGTATTGCTATGGGGTTGATTAAAGAAGACGACCAGTATGCTATTTTAACCGATATTCTCGGTATGGAAGACCATTTAGGCGATATGGACTTTAAGGTTGCCGGCACCTCGGAGGGCATAACCGCTTTCCAGATGGATGTTAAAATCAGCGGCATAAGTTTCGAGATTATGAAGCAGGCTCTCGAACAATGTTCGAGAGCCTTCTTCATAATCTCGACGCTTATGCCGCTGATTTTAAC
- a CDS encoding bifunctional oligoribonuclease/PAP phosphatase NrnA, whose amino-acid sequence MKNRTDYQKLYDLIAEKDNFLLTSHFDPDGDSIGSLLGLNNYLKSIGKKTAIHNQGRLPAKYKFLDPDGIIHFQPEPLEFNPEVVFILDCPKTERIGFVNDYITDDMTIVNIDHHPGNKLFGDLNYVDETACSVAEIIYGIFNAGGYAATPEIAEKFYAAIASDTGRFKFSNTNEKCLKTASELVAAGANPRQISEKIFSSFSVGTIRLLGYMLENIELYNNGTICILKLTSDDLSRYNVQVEDTEGIIDYSLVIAGVKVGILFKEYEHQTVKVGLRSQNGIDISQYARKKGGGGHPNAAGLTIIKSLDSAITEVVAEISEFLNG is encoded by the coding sequence ATGAAAAATAGGACTGATTATCAAAAACTATACGATTTGATTGCCGAGAAAGATAATTTTTTGCTAACTTCGCATTTTGACCCGGATGGCGATTCTATTGGTTCGCTTCTCGGGCTAAATAATTATTTAAAGAGTATTGGCAAAAAAACTGCTATTCACAACCAGGGAAGATTGCCCGCTAAATATAAATTTCTCGACCCGGACGGCATCATACATTTCCAGCCGGAACCGCTGGAATTTAATCCCGAAGTGGTCTTTATTCTTGATTGCCCGAAAACCGAACGCATCGGTTTTGTTAATGACTATATAACTGATGATATGACTATAGTAAACATCGATCATCACCCCGGAAATAAGCTTTTTGGGGACTTGAACTATGTCGATGAGACAGCCTGCTCAGTAGCTGAAATTATTTATGGTATTTTTAATGCTGGCGGATATGCCGCAACTCCGGAAATAGCAGAAAAATTTTATGCCGCTATTGCCTCGGATACCGGCAGGTTTAAATTTTCAAACACTAATGAGAAATGCTTAAAAACAGCCTCAGAACTTGTAGCCGCCGGCGCAAATCCAAGACAGATTTCAGAAAAAATATTTTCCTCGTTCTCTGTTGGAACTATAAGGCTTTTGGGGTATATGCTGGAAAATATTGAACTTTATAATAACGGCACCATCTGTATCCTGAAACTTACCAGTGATGATTTGAGCAGATACAATGTTCAGGTTGAGGATACCGAGGGCATTATCGATTATTCTTTAGTGATAGCCGGCGTTAAAGTAGGCATATTGTTTAAAGAATACGAGCATCAAACCGTTAAGGTCGGTTTGCGTTCTCAAAATGGAATAGATATTTCGCAATATGCCCGTAAAAAAGGCGGTGGTGGACATCCAAATGCGGCTGGTTTAACAATTATAAAAAGCTTAGATAGCGCCATAACGGAAGTTGTTGCTGAAATCTCGGAGTTTCTGAATGGTTGA
- the rbfA gene encoding 30S ribosome-binding factor RbfA: MRDFKRTDRLSSQIGKELSNLLIDTLPPPADVLISITEVSLTKDLRIAKVYYSVYGDNNAIDRAENYFKDNIKRIRMELAGRIRVRFMPELTFNYDPSIEREQRISELLNRIKKDEK, encoded by the coding sequence ATGAGAGATTTTAAGAGGACAGACAGATTATCGTCGCAAATAGGCAAGGAGTTGTCTAATCTGTTAATCGATACTTTGCCGCCTCCCGCTGATGTTCTTATCTCTATTACCGAAGTCAGCCTAACTAAGGATTTGCGTATTGCCAAAGTTTATTATTCTGTTTATGGCGACAACAACGCCATTGACAGAGCTGAGAATTATTTTAAAGATAATATCAAGCGGATACGAATGGAGCTTGCCGGCAGGATAAGAGTGCGATTTATGCCCGAACTAACATTTAATTACGATCCGTCAATCGAAAGAGAACAGCGAATAAGCGAATTGCTTAACCGGATAAAGAAGGATGAAAAATAG
- the nusA gene encoding transcription termination factor NusA: MQYDVLEALTLIANEKNLDLDYVLETVEEALVAAAKKKLGENDTIRADIDRSSGEIRMSWTKKVVDTVVEPVMEMTITEAEEHYKDVEIGQELDVPIDYFELGRNAISSAKQILIQKVREAERDQIYDEYIKKVGELVIGTVQQADKNNLIVNLGRAEGIIIVKEQIKKEKFRQGDRIKSYVYDVKKSNRGPQVNLTRASQEFLKKLFETEVPEILEKIIEIKAIAREPGERSKVAVYSNDDRIDAVGACVGVKGSRVQNIVRELNNERIDIVPWSSEPMIFVTKSLAPAKIVHVDVFNEDKKMLVVVADDKLSLAIGKTGQNARLAAKLTGWKINIMSESEYNALQQTEELEKVDIEEIPEISEKICGKLLSLGIETAQDITRKGVEKLIEAEGIGVKTAERIVEIGKKAIIKKVAELEKAAAEGDISKPVEFEFSPDTETPRLEDY, encoded by the coding sequence ATGCAGTATGATGTATTGGAAGCATTAACCCTTATAGCTAACGAGAAAAATCTCGACCTTGACTATGTTTTGGAAACTGTCGAGGAAGCTTTAGTGGCTGCGGCTAAAAAGAAATTGGGTGAAAACGATACAATTAGAGCCGATATAGACCGGTCATCTGGCGAAATAAGAATGTCGTGGACTAAAAAAGTGGTTGATACTGTTGTCGAGCCAGTGATGGAGATGACTATTACAGAGGCGGAAGAACATTATAAAGATGTTGAAATTGGCCAGGAACTTGATGTGCCCATCGATTATTTCGAACTGGGACGAAATGCGATATCTTCAGCAAAGCAAATCCTTATCCAGAAAGTGCGGGAAGCGGAGCGTGATCAAATATACGATGAATATATTAAGAAAGTTGGCGAACTTGTTATTGGGACTGTTCAGCAAGCAGACAAGAATAATCTTATCGTAAATCTCGGACGCGCTGAGGGCATAATTATAGTTAAAGAGCAAATCAAAAAAGAGAAATTTCGGCAGGGAGACAGAATTAAATCTTACGTCTATGATGTTAAGAAAAGCAACCGCGGACCGCAGGTAAACCTTACCAGAGCCTCACAGGAATTTTTGAAAAAGCTTTTTGAGACTGAGGTGCCTGAGATATTAGAAAAAATTATCGAAATAAAAGCGATTGCCAGAGAGCCCGGCGAAAGAAGCAAAGTAGCGGTTTATTCGAATGATGACCGTATCGATGCTGTTGGCGCTTGTGTGGGCGTAAAAGGCAGCCGTGTTCAAAACATTGTGCGCGAATTAAACAATGAACGGATTGATATAGTGCCCTGGTCGAGTGAACCGATGATATTTGTAACTAAAAGCTTGGCTCCCGCAAAGATAGTACATGTAGATGTATTCAACGAAGATAAAAAGATGCTGGTTGTTGTTGCGGATGATAAGCTATCTTTAGCGATAGGTAAAACCGGCCAGAATGCAAGATTGGCGGCTAAGCTTACCGGGTGGAAAATTAATATCATGTCCGAAAGCGAATATAATGCTCTTCAGCAAACCGAGGAATTAGAAAAAGTTGATATCGAGGAAATTCCTGAAATATCAGAGAAAATATGCGGTAAACTTTTATCGCTGGGTATTGAAACTGCTCAAGATATTACTCGTAAGGGAGTTGAAAAACTTATTGAAGCTGAGGGCATTGGTGTAAAAACAGCAGAAAGAATAGTTGAGATTGGTAAAAAGGCTATTATCAAAAAGGTTGCCGAGCTTGAAAAAGCAGCCGCCGAAGGCGACATATCCAAACCCGTTGAATTTGAGTTTTCACCGGATACCGAAACACCCCGATTGGAAGATTATTAA
- the truB gene encoding tRNA pseudouridine(55) synthase TruB, whose product MVDGILLLDKPIGITSHDLVDKVRKIFDQRKVGHTGILDPLATGLMLMLLGKGTMLSSLLTNADKKYSAVFQFGTSTDSFDGEGKIIEEKDPGQMDVEQFESLCRNYTGKINQLIPAYSAKKVAGIKMYKSARKGEKVPERFKDVEIYSIKTTAFNWPEVELDIHCSSGTYVRSIVHEIGQKIGCGGYLKALVRTAIDDFTLSQAVAFEHLSDAVNNGDYSQVKSLADALPGRPTISIRPEYYRLILEGRPFIKRYLQQTDYKGPGGCLSLLTGPENKILAMVKLNYNWGSINRLENRDVLGEYVRIIDEGHIRQKRS is encoded by the coding sequence ATGGTTGACGGTATTTTATTGCTTGATAAGCCAATCGGGATAACATCGCACGACTTGGTGGATAAGGTTAGAAAGATTTTCGATCAGCGAAAAGTCGGGCATACCGGTATCTTAGACCCGTTGGCAACCGGTTTAATGCTGATGCTTTTAGGCAAAGGCACTATGTTATCATCTTTGCTGACTAACGCTGATAAAAAATATTCCGCTGTATTTCAATTCGGAACATCGACTGATAGTTTCGATGGCGAAGGTAAGATTATTGAGGAAAAAGACCCCGGACAAATGGACGTAGAGCAGTTTGAAAGTTTGTGTCGCAATTATACTGGTAAAATCAATCAGCTTATCCCGGCTTATTCGGCAAAAAAGGTTGCCGGCATAAAAATGTATAAATCCGCCCGGAAAGGGGAGAAGGTTCCGGAAAGATTTAAAGATGTGGAGATATACTCGATAAAGACAACAGCTTTCAATTGGCCGGAAGTTGAACTGGATATTCATTGCAGCAGCGGCACATATGTGAGAAGCATAGTACATGAGATAGGTCAAAAAATCGGCTGCGGCGGATACCTGAAAGCATTGGTCAGGACTGCTATCGATGATTTCACTCTTAGCCAGGCGGTTGCTTTTGAACATTTGTCGGATGCCGTAAACAACGGCGATTACAGTCAAGTAAAATCGCTTGCGGATGCTTTGCCCGGCAGGCCGACTATTTCTATAAGACCGGAGTATTATCGCTTAATTTTAGAGGGAAGACCGTTTATTAAGAGGTATCTTCAGCAAACAGATTATAAGGGTCCGGGAGGCTGTTTATCGCTTCTTACGGGACCTGAAAATAAAATATTGGCAATGGTTAAATTGAACTACAACTGGGGAAGCATTAATCGGCTTGAAAACCGGGACGTCCTTGGGGAATATGTGAGAATTATTGATGAAGGTCATATACGGCAAAAGCGCTCTTGA